A single genomic interval of Candidatus Melainabacteria bacterium RIFOXYA2_FULL_32_9 harbors:
- a CDS encoding bifunctional methylenetetrahydrofolate dehydrogenase/methenyltetrahydrofolate cyclohydrolase (catalyzes the formation of 5,10-methenyltetrahydrofolate from 5,10-methylenetetrahydrofolate and subsequent formation of 10-formyltetrahydrofolate from 5,10-methenyltetrahydrofolate) — protein sequence MATLIQGKEVAQKIRENIKNEVANLETKPSLVVIIVGNNPASKVYVGMKEKAAQEVGINSTTIRLDENISQQELENKIEELNQDKDVNAILVQLPLPKHINTDEIIEKILPEKDVDGFHPVNMGKLVTGLKPDAVPCTPAGVMKLLEEYNIDIESKNAVVIGRSNIVGKPVSILLLDKNATVTICHSRTRNLKDITSQADILIAAVGRPELIKGDFVKEGAVVIDVGVNRTADGKLVGDVDFDEVEPKAGYITPVPGGVGPMTIAMLLSNTLNLYKNQVKQS from the coding sequence ATGGCTACTTTAATTCAAGGCAAAGAAGTTGCTCAAAAGATACGTGAAAATATCAAAAATGAAGTTGCTAATCTTGAAACTAAGCCTTCATTGGTAGTTATCATTGTTGGCAATAATCCTGCAAGTAAAGTATATGTTGGCATGAAAGAAAAAGCCGCTCAAGAAGTCGGTATAAATTCAACAACTATTCGACTTGATGAAAACATAAGCCAGCAAGAACTTGAAAATAAAATTGAAGAATTAAATCAGGATAAAGATGTAAATGCTATTTTAGTTCAATTACCGTTACCAAAGCATATTAATACTGATGAAATTATTGAGAAAATCTTGCCGGAAAAAGATGTAGATGGTTTTCACCCTGTTAATATGGGCAAATTAGTCACAGGATTAAAGCCTGATGCAGTACCATGTACTCCAGCTGGAGTAATGAAGCTTTTAGAAGAGTATAATATTGATATAGAGTCTAAAAATGCGGTGGTTATAGGCAGATCTAATATTGTCGGAAAGCCTGTATCAATATTATTACTTGATAAAAACGCCACGGTAACAATATGCCATAGTAGAACAAGAAATCTAAAAGATATAACAAGTCAGGCAGATATTCTTATAGCTGCTGTAGGCAGGCCTGAACTTATTAAAGGAGATTTCGTCAAAGAAGGTGCTGTCGTTATTGATGTAGGGGTAAACAGAACAGCTGATGGCAAACTTGTTGGCGATGTGGATTTTGATGAAGTTGAACCTAAAGCTGGTTATATAACACCGGTCCCAGGTGGAGTCGGTCCTATGACCATTGCAATGTTACTATCAAATACTTTAAATCTATATAAGAATCAGGTTAAACAATCGTAA